A stretch of Vigna angularis cultivar LongXiaoDou No.4 chromosome 4, ASM1680809v1, whole genome shotgun sequence DNA encodes these proteins:
- the LOC108331187 gene encoding PLASMODESMATA CALLOSE-BINDING PROTEIN 3 isoform X3: MALFAFAAVLLLAFTSSSSATWCVCKEGSDTILQKTLDYACGAGADCNPLHQNGPCFQPNTVRAHCNYAVNSYFQRKGQAQGSCDFAGTATVTASDPSSAGCSYPASSRHRNKQRDKHTFVSVQFNRRSGGR, translated from the exons ATGGCCTTGTTTGCTTTTGCAGCAGTGCTTCTTTTGGCCTTCACCAGCTCTTCAA GTGCCACTTGGTGCGTTTGCAAGGAGGGAAGTGATACCATACTGCAGAAAACCTTAGACTATGCGTGTGGAGCTGGGGCTGATTGTAACCCTTTGCACCAAAATGGCCCTTGTTTTCAACCAAACACTGTTAGAGCTCACTGTAACTATGCAGTTAACAGCTATTTCCAAAGGAAGGGTCAAGCTCAAGGTTCTTGTGACTTTGCAGGAACTGCCACTGTTACTGCATCAGATCCCA GCAGTGCAGGATGTTCCTACCCTGCTAGCTCCAG GCACAGGAACAAGCAGCGGGACAAGCACACCTTCGTCTCCGTACAGTTCAACAGGAGGAGTGGTGGGAGATGA
- the LOC108331187 gene encoding PLASMODESMATA CALLOSE-BINDING PROTEIN 3 isoform X1, translated as MALFAFAAVLLLAFTSSSSATWCVCKEGSDTILQKTLDYACGAGADCNPLHQNGPCFQPNTVRAHCNYAVNSYFQRKGQAQGSCDFAGTATVTASDPSSAGCSYPASSSSAGTGTSSGTSTPSSPYSSTGGVVGDDSDGGLMNTAFFISFFSGFMVILFWCC; from the exons ATGGCCTTGTTTGCTTTTGCAGCAGTGCTTCTTTTGGCCTTCACCAGCTCTTCAA GTGCCACTTGGTGCGTTTGCAAGGAGGGAAGTGATACCATACTGCAGAAAACCTTAGACTATGCGTGTGGAGCTGGGGCTGATTGTAACCCTTTGCACCAAAATGGCCCTTGTTTTCAACCAAACACTGTTAGAGCTCACTGTAACTATGCAGTTAACAGCTATTTCCAAAGGAAGGGTCAAGCTCAAGGTTCTTGTGACTTTGCAGGAACTGCCACTGTTACTGCATCAGATCCCA GCAGTGCAGGATGTTCCTACCCTGCTAGCTCCAG CAGTGCAGGCACAGGAACAAGCAGCGGGACAAGCACACCTTCGTCTCCGTACAGTTCAACAGGAGGAGTGGTGGGAGATGACAGTGATGGTGGCCTTATGAACACTGCTTTCTTCATTTCCTTCTTTTCAGGCTTCATGGTCATTCTGTTTTGGTGCTGCTGA
- the LOC108331187 gene encoding PLASMODESMATA CALLOSE-BINDING PROTEIN 3 isoform X2, translating to MALFAFAAVLLLAFTSSSSATWCVCKEGSDTILQKTLDYACGAGADCNPLHQNGPCFQPNTVRAHCNYAVNSYFQRKGQAQGSCDFAGTATVTASDPSSAGCSYPASSSAGTGTSSGTSTPSSPYSSTGGVVGDDSDGGLMNTAFFISFFSGFMVILFWCC from the exons ATGGCCTTGTTTGCTTTTGCAGCAGTGCTTCTTTTGGCCTTCACCAGCTCTTCAA GTGCCACTTGGTGCGTTTGCAAGGAGGGAAGTGATACCATACTGCAGAAAACCTTAGACTATGCGTGTGGAGCTGGGGCTGATTGTAACCCTTTGCACCAAAATGGCCCTTGTTTTCAACCAAACACTGTTAGAGCTCACTGTAACTATGCAGTTAACAGCTATTTCCAAAGGAAGGGTCAAGCTCAAGGTTCTTGTGACTTTGCAGGAACTGCCACTGTTACTGCATCAGATCCCA GCAGTGCAGGATGTTCCTACCCTGCTAGCTCCAG TGCAGGCACAGGAACAAGCAGCGGGACAAGCACACCTTCGTCTCCGTACAGTTCAACAGGAGGAGTGGTGGGAGATGACAGTGATGGTGGCCTTATGAACACTGCTTTCTTCATTTCCTTCTTTTCAGGCTTCATGGTCATTCTGTTTTGGTGCTGCTGA